Proteins encoded by one window of Blautia faecicola:
- the ilvB gene encoding biosynthetic-type acetolactate synthase large subunit, giving the protein MQLTGSEIIIECLKEQGVDTVFGYPGGTILNVYDALYKHSDEIHHVLTSHEQGASHAADGYARATGRVGVCMATSGPGATNLVTGIATAHMDSIPMVAITANVATGLLGRDSFQEIDIAGVVMPITKYSMIVKDIHDLAPAIRRAFTIAQSGRPGPVLVDVTKDVTAAVTEYTYQEPTPIAPYTAEMLESDLDQAAKLISEAEKPFIFVGGGAITSGAAEELRKFAHTINSPVTDSLMGKGAFSGEDELYTGMLGMHGTKTSNLGVTKCDLLITVGARFSDRVTGNTAKFAQNAKIIQIDVDAAEINKNIKVDCSIIGDVKEVLKELNKKIHPKNHDAWVKEVEDMKAKYPLKYNQEGLTGPYVIEELYRVTKGDAIVVTDVGQHQMWAAQYYKYKEPRTLLTSGGLGTMGYGLGAAIGAKFGCPDKVVVNVAGDGCFRMNMNEVATAARNNLPLIEIVINNHVLGMVRQWQTLFYDHRYSSTILDDKVDFVKFAESMGAVGIRVTKKEEVGPAIEKAIALNTTVVLDCQIDCDDKVFPMVPAGAPIEEVFDAEDLAKKEK; this is encoded by the coding sequence ATGCAGCTTACAGGATCAGAAATTATTATTGAATGCCTGAAAGAACAGGGCGTAGACACCGTATTCGGATATCCGGGAGGAACGATTCTGAATGTCTATGATGCTTTATATAAACACAGCGATGAGATCCACCATGTACTCACATCTCATGAGCAGGGTGCTTCCCATGCTGCTGACGGATATGCCCGTGCTACCGGAAGAGTAGGTGTATGTATGGCAACCTCCGGTCCGGGAGCAACCAATCTGGTAACCGGTATCGCGACAGCCCATATGGATTCTATCCCGATGGTAGCGATCACAGCTAACGTGGCAACAGGACTTCTCGGACGTGACAGCTTCCAGGAGATTGATATCGCCGGCGTTGTTATGCCGATCACCAAATATAGTATGATCGTAAAAGATATCCATGACCTTGCACCTGCGATCCGACGTGCATTTACCATTGCACAGAGCGGAAGACCGGGTCCGGTACTTGTGGATGTGACAAAAGATGTGACAGCAGCTGTTACAGAATATACTTATCAGGAGCCGACACCGATCGCTCCGTATACTGCCGAGATGCTGGAATCTGACCTGGATCAGGCAGCAAAACTGATCAGTGAGGCAGAAAAACCATTCATTTTCGTGGGCGGTGGTGCGATCACTTCCGGAGCGGCAGAAGAACTGCGCAAATTTGCACACACCATTAATTCTCCGGTAACGGATTCCCTGATGGGAAAAGGCGCATTTTCCGGAGAAGACGAACTGTATACCGGTATGCTTGGTATGCACGGAACCAAAACATCCAACCTGGGTGTGACAAAGTGTGATCTCCTGATCACTGTGGGAGCACGTTTTTCTGACCGAGTAACCGGTAACACTGCAAAATTTGCACAGAATGCAAAGATCATCCAGATCGATGTGGATGCCGCAGAGATCAACAAAAACATTAAAGTAGACTGCAGTATCATCGGCGATGTTAAAGAAGTATTAAAAGAATTAAACAAAAAGATCCATCCGAAGAATCACGATGCCTGGGTGAAAGAAGTGGAAGATATGAAAGCAAAATATCCGCTGAAATATAACCAGGAAGGTCTGACCGGACCGTATGTCATCGAAGAACTGTATCGTGTGACAAAAGGTGATGCGATCGTCGTTACCGATGTGGGACAGCATCAGATGTGGGCTGCCCAGTATTACAAATACAAAGAACCGCGTACTCTGCTCACTTCCGGCGGACTGGGAACCATGGGTTACGGTCTTGGTGCAGCAATCGGTGCCAAATTCGGATGCCCGGACAAAGTGGTAGTCAATGTCGCAGGCGATGGATGCTTCCGTATGAACATGAACGAAGTTGCTACGGCAGCAAGAAATAACCTGCCGCTTATTGAGATCGTTATTAACAACCATGTACTGGGTATGGTACGCCAGTGGCAGACACTGTTCTACGATCATCGTTATTCCAGTACGATTCTGGATGATAAAGTAGATTTCGTAAAATTTGCAGAATCCATGGGTGCAGTTGGCATCCGTGTGACCAAAAAAGAAGAGGTGGGTCCGGCGATCGAAAAAGCAATCGCACTGAACACAACCGTTGTGCTGGACTGCCAGATCGACTGTGATGATAAAGTATTCCCGATGGTTCCTGCAGGAGCTCCAATCGAGGAAGTCTTTGATGCAGAGGATCTTGCGAAGAAAGAAAAATAG
- the ilvD gene encoding dihydroxy-acid dehydratase — protein sequence MRSDAVKTGMQQAPHRSLFNALGMTKEEMERPLVGIVSSYNEIVPGHMNLDKIVNAVKQGVAMAGGTPIMFPAIAVCDGIAMGHIGMKYSLVTRDLIADSTEAMAMAHQFDALVMVPNCDKNVPGLLMAAARLNVPTVFVSGGPMLAGHVHGQKRSLSSMFEAVGSYAAGTMTEDDVEEFENKVCPTCGSCSGMYTANSMNCLTEVLGMGLRGNGTIPAVYSERIKLAKHAGMQVMEMYRKNIRPRDIMTKEAVMNALTVDMALGCSTNSMLHLPAIAHEIGFDFDITLANEVSAKTPNLCHLAPAGPTYMEDLNEAGGVYAVMNELSKKNLLNLDCMTVTGKTVGENIANCVNRNPEVIRPLDNPYSQTGGLAVLTGNLAPDGGVVKRSAVCEEMMVHEGPARVFECEEDAIAAIKGGKIVAGDVVVIRYEGPKGGPGMREMLNPTSAIAGMGLGSSVALITDGRFSGASRGASIGHVSPEAAVGGPIALVEEGDMIRINIPETSLELLVSDEELAKRKANWQPREPKVTTGYLARYAAMVTSGNRGAILEVPKK from the coding sequence ATGAGAAGTGATGCAGTAAAAACTGGAATGCAGCAGGCACCTCACCGGTCCCTGTTTAACGCACTGGGAATGACAAAAGAAGAGATGGAGAGACCGTTAGTCGGTATCGTAAGCTCTTATAACGAGATCGTTCCCGGTCATATGAATCTGGATAAAATCGTTAATGCAGTAAAACAGGGAGTTGCCATGGCAGGCGGTACGCCGATCATGTTTCCGGCGATTGCGGTCTGTGACGGTATCGCCATGGGACATATCGGAATGAAATATTCCCTGGTAACCCGTGACCTGATCGCTGATTCCACAGAAGCGATGGCGATGGCCCATCAGTTCGATGCACTGGTTATGGTGCCAAACTGTGATAAAAATGTACCGGGACTTCTGATGGCAGCAGCCAGACTGAACGTACCAACTGTATTTGTCAGCGGTGGTCCGATGCTTGCAGGTCATGTACACGGTCAGAAACGAAGCCTGTCCAGTATGTTCGAGGCAGTAGGATCCTACGCAGCCGGAACTATGACAGAAGACGATGTGGAAGAATTTGAAAATAAAGTATGCCCGACCTGCGGTTCCTGTTCCGGTATGTATACAGCTAACAGTATGAACTGTCTGACCGAGGTACTGGGTATGGGGCTTCGTGGAAACGGAACCATCCCGGCTGTATATTCCGAACGTATCAAACTGGCAAAACATGCCGGCATGCAGGTTATGGAAATGTACAGAAAGAATATCCGTCCGAGAGATATCATGACAAAAGAAGCAGTCATGAATGCACTGACTGTAGATATGGCACTGGGATGTTCTACTAACAGTATGCTGCATCTGCCGGCAATCGCACATGAAATCGGATTTGACTTCGATATCACTCTGGCAAATGAAGTAAGTGCTAAAACACCAAACCTGTGCCATCTGGCACCGGCAGGACCGACTTACATGGAAGACCTGAACGAAGCAGGCGGTGTGTATGCTGTCATGAATGAATTATCAAAGAAAAATCTGCTGAATCTGGATTGCATGACAGTAACCGGAAAAACAGTAGGAGAAAATATTGCAAACTGCGTTAACCGGAATCCGGAAGTTATCCGACCGTTAGACAATCCATACAGCCAGACCGGAGGACTTGCTGTTCTGACAGGTAATCTGGCACCAGACGGTGGTGTTGTAAAACGCAGTGCTGTCTGCGAAGAAATGATGGTACACGAAGGACCGGCTCGTGTATTTGAATGCGAAGAAGATGCGATTGCAGCCATCAAAGGCGGAAAAATTGTTGCGGGTGATGTTGTTGTGATCCGTTACGAAGGACCAAAAGGTGGTCCCGGCATGAGAGAAATGCTGAACCCGACTTCCGCAATCGCAGGTATGGGACTGGGATCTTCCGTAGCACTGATCACAGACGGACGATTCTCCGGAGCATCCAGAGGAGCTTCTATCGGACACGTATCACCGGAAGCAGCCGTAGGCGGACCAATCGCACTGGTAGAAGAAGGCGACATGATCCGTATTAATATTCCGGAAACCAGTCTGGAACTGCTGGTATCTGACGAGGAACTGGCAAAGAGAAAAGCAAACTGGCAGCCGCGTGAGCCGAAAGTAACGACCGGATATCTGGCACGTTATGCAGCTATGGTAACCAGCGGTAACCGTGGTGCCATTCTCGAAGTACCGAAGAAATAA
- the yajC gene encoding preprotein translocase subunit YajC: MIVMLVIMFALMYFLMIRPQKKEQKRVTAMLNDMEVGDAIVTTGGFYGVIIDITDEDVIVEFGNNKNCRIPMKKAAIAEVEKASDATA, translated from the coding sequence ATGATCGTTATGCTGGTTATTATGTTCGCTCTGATGTATTTTTTAATGATCCGTCCGCAGAAAAAAGAACAAAAACGGGTCACAGCCATGCTGAATGATATGGAAGTAGGCGATGCAATAGTTACCACCGGTGGTTTCTACGGAGTTATCATCGATATCACCGATGAAGATGTAATCGTAGAATTCGGAAACAACAAAAACTGCCGAATCCCAATGAAAAAAGCAGCTATCGCAGAAGTAGAAAAAGCATCTGACGCAACTGCATAA
- the leuB gene encoding 3-isopropylmalate dehydrogenase, producing the protein MNYKIALIHGDGIGPEIVNEAKKILDKVCQVYGHTFTYTNVLLGGASIDVHGVPLTDEAVAEAKSSDAVLMGSIGGDAKTSPWYQLEPSKRPEAGLLAIRKALNLFANLRPAYLYDELKAACPLKEDRIGDGFDMIIVRELTGGLYFGERKTEEQDGVMTAVDTLSYNEKEIRRIAVKAFEIAMKRRKKVTSVDKANVLDSSRLWRKIVEEVAKDYPEVTLEHMLVDNCAMQLVHNPGQFDVILTENMFGDILSDEASMVTGSIGMLSSASLNETSFGLYEPSHGSAPDIAGKGIANPIATILSAAMLLRYSLNLDKEADAVETAVQAVLKEGYRTGDIMSEGCTQVGTVQMGDLIAERIH; encoded by the coding sequence ATGAACTACAAAATTGCATTAATTCACGGCGACGGAATCGGTCCTGAAATTGTGAATGAAGCAAAAAAAATATTAGATAAAGTATGCCAGGTATACGGACACACATTTACATACACCAACGTACTCCTGGGTGGTGCATCCATCGACGTACACGGTGTCCCGCTGACTGATGAAGCTGTCGCAGAAGCAAAATCAAGCGATGCTGTTCTGATGGGATCCATCGGAGGAGACGCAAAAACATCCCCGTGGTATCAGTTAGAGCCATCCAAACGCCCGGAAGCAGGGCTTCTGGCGATCCGTAAAGCTCTGAATCTGTTCGCAAACCTTCGTCCGGCATACCTGTATGATGAACTGAAAGCTGCATGCCCGTTAAAAGAAGATCGGATCGGTGACGGATTTGACATGATCATCGTCAGAGAACTGACCGGAGGTCTTTACTTCGGAGAAAGAAAGACCGAAGAACAGGATGGCGTGATGACAGCTGTGGATACCCTGTCTTATAATGAAAAAGAAATCAGAAGAATCGCTGTCAAAGCATTTGAGATCGCGATGAAGAGAAGAAAGAAAGTAACAAGCGTAGACAAAGCAAACGTACTGGATTCCTCTCGTCTGTGGAGAAAAATCGTAGAAGAAGTAGCAAAAGACTATCCGGAAGTAACCCTGGAACATATGCTTGTAGACAACTGTGCGATGCAGCTGGTACATAACCCGGGTCAGTTTGATGTCATTCTGACAGAGAATATGTTCGGAGACATCCTTTCCGATGAGGCAAGTATGGTAACCGGATCCATCGGTATGCTTTCCTCCGCAAGTCTGAACGAGACAAGCTTTGGACTGTATGAGCCAAGCCACGGTTCTGCACCGGACATCGCAGGAAAGGGAATTGCAAACCCGATCGCAACTATTCTGTCCGCAGCAATGTTACTTCGTTATTCCCTGAATCTGGACAAAGAAGCAGATGCAGTGGAAACAGCTGTTCAGGCAGTCTTAAAAGAAGGATACCGTACCGGAGATATTATGTCTGAAGGATGCACACAGGTAGGAACCGTACAGATGGGTGACCTGATCGCAGAACGGATTCACTAA
- a CDS encoding 2-hydroxyacyl-CoA dehydratase: protein MAVITATTNNTPNYTLGIDIGSTTVKIAILDESHQILFADYERHFANIQETLASLLSKAIDKLGEMTVHPVITGSGGLALANHLEVPFVQEVIAVSSSLQELAPKTDVAIELGGEDAKIIYFEGGNIEQRMNGICAGGTGSFIDQMASLLQTDATGLNEYAKNYQALYPIAARCGVFAKSDIQPLINDGATKEDLSASIFQAVVNQTISGLACGKPIRGHIAFLGGPLHFLSELKQAFIRTLKLDEEHTIVPENSHLFAAIGSALNAKEDVTVSLTAMKERMAQSIKLDFEVARMEPLFASQEDYDAFNERQSQYNVATGDLASYEGNCFLGIDAGSTTTKAALVGEDGSLLYSFYDNNNGNPLATTIRAVQEIYSQMPDTARIAYSCSTGYGEALIKAALMLDEGEVETVSHYYAAAFFDPKVDCILDIGGQDMKCIKIKNHTVDSVQLNEACSSGCGSFIETFAKSLNYSVQDFAKAALFAENPIDLGTRCTVFMNSKVKQAQKEGASVADISAGLAYSVIKNALYKVIKVSDASELGKNIVVQGGTFYNDAVLRSFEKIANCEAIRPDIAGIMGAFGAALIARERFEDGKDTTMLSIDKINDLKYTTSMANCKGCTNSCRLTINRFSGGRQYISGNRCERGIGKQKNKENIPNLFDYKYKKIFGYTPLDADQAVRGKVGIPRVLNMFENYPFWFTFFTKLKYQVVLSPTSNRKIYELGIESIPSESECYPAKLAHGHVTWLLRQGVKFIFYPCIPYERTEFPEAINHYNCPIVTSYAENIKNNVDELNDPSITFRNPFLALTNEETATKRLVEEFSDLPKEEVLEAAHAAWAELEHMRNDIRRKGEETLRYMEETGRRGIVLAGRPYHIDPEIHHGIPDMINSYGIAVLTEDSVSHLAPLERPLRVNDQWMYHTRLYAAANFVKERDDLDLIQLNSFGCGLDAVTTDEVQEILSNSGKIYTCLKIDEVNNLGAARIRVRSLLAAIRTRQKQQKKREIQPSSIKRIPFTEEMRKDYTILCPQMSPMHFNILEAGFNASGYHLEVLPNDNKEAVDVGLKYVNNDACYPSLMVVGQIMQALLSGKYDLHKVAIIMSQTGGGCRASNYIGFIRRALNKADMGHIPVISINLSGLESNPGFKITPGLARRLAYGCIFGDILMKCVYRMRPYEIKKGSTDRLHRKWEKICIDFVSGKHLSHTRFKQICRTIIHDFDRLPIDENLKKPKVGIVGEILVKFLPAANNHLAELLEQEGAEAVVPDLTDFMCYCFYNQNFKHEKLGFKKTSAITGNAGIAAINWLRSAATEEFKKSRHFDPPANISDLARMASPIVSMGNQTGEGWFLTGEMMELIHGGTQNIVCTQPFGCLPNHIVGKGVIKAIRRSHPEANIVAIDYDPGASEVNQLNRIKLMLSTAVKNMK, encoded by the coding sequence GTGGCAGTTATTACTGCTACAACAAACAACACACCAAATTATACCCTGGGAATCGATATCGGTTCCACAACGGTTAAAATTGCCATACTGGATGAGTCTCATCAGATTCTGTTTGCTGACTATGAACGGCATTTTGCCAATATTCAGGAAACTCTGGCTTCCCTTCTGTCAAAAGCCATTGATAAACTGGGAGAGATGACCGTACATCCGGTTATCACCGGTTCCGGCGGACTGGCTCTTGCCAATCATCTGGAAGTTCCTTTTGTACAGGAAGTAATTGCAGTTTCTTCCTCGTTGCAGGAACTTGCCCCAAAAACAGATGTAGCCATCGAGCTTGGCGGCGAGGACGCCAAAATCATTTACTTTGAGGGCGGCAACATCGAACAGCGCATGAACGGTATCTGTGCCGGTGGTACAGGATCCTTCATCGACCAGATGGCTTCCCTGTTACAGACCGATGCTACCGGACTGAACGAATATGCAAAAAATTATCAGGCACTGTATCCGATTGCAGCCCGCTGCGGTGTATTTGCAAAATCAGATATCCAGCCGCTGATCAACGACGGTGCTACCAAAGAAGACCTGTCTGCTTCTATTTTCCAGGCAGTTGTCAACCAGACCATCAGTGGACTGGCCTGCGGAAAACCGATCCGCGGTCATATCGCATTTCTTGGCGGTCCGCTGCATTTCCTGTCTGAGTTAAAACAGGCATTTATCCGTACCCTGAAACTGGATGAGGAGCACACGATCGTACCGGAAAACTCCCATCTGTTTGCAGCCATCGGCTCTGCACTGAATGCAAAAGAGGATGTTACGGTATCCCTGACAGCCATGAAAGAGCGTATGGCACAGTCCATCAAACTGGACTTCGAGGTTGCACGTATGGAACCGCTGTTCGCTTCTCAGGAAGATTACGATGCCTTTAATGAGAGACAGAGTCAGTACAACGTAGCGACCGGTGATCTGGCTTCCTATGAAGGCAACTGTTTCCTTGGTATCGATGCAGGATCTACCACAACAAAAGCCGCTCTGGTCGGTGAAGATGGTTCCCTGCTGTATTCGTTCTATGACAACAACAACGGGAATCCACTGGCAACCACCATCCGTGCCGTGCAGGAAATCTATTCCCAGATGCCGGACACTGCCCGGATCGCTTACTCCTGCTCCACCGGTTACGGTGAAGCACTGATCAAAGCTGCTCTGATGCTTGATGAGGGCGAGGTTGAAACTGTATCTCACTATTATGCAGCCGCTTTCTTTGATCCGAAGGTCGACTGTATCCTCGATATCGGCGGTCAGGATATGAAATGTATCAAGATCAAGAATCACACCGTAGACAGCGTACAGTTAAATGAAGCCTGTTCCTCCGGATGCGGTTCCTTCATCGAGACCTTTGCAAAATCCCTGAACTACAGCGTACAGGATTTCGCGAAAGCCGCTTTATTCGCAGAGAATCCGATTGACCTCGGTACCAGATGTACCGTATTCATGAACTCCAAAGTAAAACAGGCACAGAAAGAGGGCGCTTCCGTCGCTGATATCTCCGCCGGTCTAGCTTACTCTGTTATCAAGAATGCGTTATATAAAGTAATCAAAGTTTCTGATGCTTCTGAGCTTGGTAAAAATATTGTCGTACAGGGTGGTACATTCTATAACGATGCGGTATTGCGAAGCTTTGAAAAAATCGCCAACTGTGAAGCGATCCGCCCGGACATTGCAGGTATCATGGGTGCTTTCGGTGCCGCTCTGATTGCAAGAGAGCGTTTCGAAGATGGCAAAGATACAACTATGCTTTCCATCGACAAAATCAATGATTTGAAATACACCACCAGCATGGCAAACTGTAAGGGATGTACCAACAGCTGCCGTCTGACTATCAACCGTTTCTCCGGTGGTCGTCAGTATATCAGCGGTAACCGCTGTGAGCGTGGTATCGGAAAACAGAAAAATAAAGAAAATATCCCGAACCTGTTTGACTACAAATACAAAAAAATCTTCGGTTACACACCGCTTGATGCCGATCAGGCTGTCCGCGGTAAAGTAGGTATCCCGAGAGTCCTGAATATGTTCGAGAACTATCCGTTCTGGTTCACCTTCTTTACGAAGCTGAAATATCAGGTGGTACTCTCTCCTACTTCCAACCGTAAGATCTACGAACTGGGTATTGAATCGATTCCGAGTGAGTCCGAATGTTATCCGGCAAAACTGGCACACGGTCATGTGACCTGGCTGCTTCGTCAGGGTGTGAAGTTTATCTTCTATCCATGTATTCCATATGAACGTACCGAGTTCCCGGAAGCAATTAACCATTACAACTGCCCGATTGTAACCTCTTATGCAGAAAACATCAAAAATAATGTAGATGAATTAAATGATCCATCCATCACCTTCCGCAACCCGTTCCTGGCTCTGACGAATGAAGAGACAGCCACAAAGCGCCTGGTGGAGGAATTCTCCGATCTTCCGAAAGAAGAAGTTCTGGAAGCGGCACATGCTGCGTGGGCAGAACTGGAACATATGAGAAACGATATCCGCAGAAAGGGAGAAGAAACCCTTCGCTATATGGAAGAAACCGGAAGACGCGGCATCGTTCTGGCAGGTCGTCCGTACCACATTGATCCGGAGATCCATCATGGTATCCCGGATATGATTAATTCCTACGGAATCGCCGTACTGACCGAAGATTCTGTGTCTCATCTGGCACCACTGGAGCGTCCGCTTCGTGTCAATGACCAGTGGATGTATCATACCCGATTATATGCTGCTGCAAACTTTGTCAAAGAACGTGACGATCTGGATCTGATCCAGTTAAACTCCTTCGGCTGTGGTCTGGATGCCGTAACCACCGACGAGGTACAGGAAATTCTCTCCAACAGCGGAAAAATCTATACCTGCCTGAAGATTGATGAAGTAAACAACTTAGGTGCTGCCAGAATCCGTGTCCGCTCTCTGTTGGCTGCCATTCGAACCAGACAGAAACAGCAAAAGAAACGGGAGATTCAGCCTTCTTCTATCAAGCGGATACCATTTACCGAAGAGATGCGAAAAGACTACACTATCCTCTGCCCACAGATGTCTCCGATGCATTTTAATATCCTGGAGGCAGGTTTCAATGCCAGCGGCTATCATCTGGAAGTCCTTCCGAATGATAACAAAGAGGCCGTCGATGTAGGACTGAAATATGTAAATAACGATGCCTGCTACCCGTCCCTGATGGTTGTCGGACAGATCATGCAGGCACTGTTATCCGGCAAATACGACCTGCACAAAGTAGCGATCATCATGTCACAGACCGGTGGTGGATGCCGTGCTTCTAACTATATCGGATTCATCCGCCGTGCATTGAATAAAGCGGATATGGGACATATCCCGGTAATCTCCATTAACCTGAGCGGTCTGGAGAGCAACCCCGGCTTCAAGATTACTCCCGGCCTGGCACGCAGACTGGCATACGGATGTATCTTCGGTGATATCCTGATGAAATGTGTGTACCGCATGCGTCCTTATGAAATCAAAAAAGGATCCACCGACCGCTTACATAGAAAATGGGAAAAAATCTGTATCGATTTTGTATCCGGCAAACATCTGAGCCATACCCGGTTCAAACAGATCTGCCGTACGATCATCCACGATTTTGACCGTCTGCCGATCGATGAGAACTTAAAGAAACCGAAAGTCGGTATCGTAGGTGAGATCCTGGTAAAATTCCTTCCTGCTGCCAACAATCATCTGGCTGAGCTTCTGGAACAGGAAGGTGCCGAAGCTGTCGTTCCGGATCTGACTGACTTCATGTGCTACTGCTTCTACAACCAGAACTTCAAACATGAGAAACTGGGCTTTAAGAAGACTTCCGCTATCACCGGAAATGCCGGTATCGCCGCTATCAACTGGCTGCGCAGTGCTGCTACCGAAGAATTCAAGAAGAGCCGTCACTTTGATCCGCCGGCAAATATCTCGGATCTCGCCCGTATGGCTTCACCGATCGTATCCATGGGTAACCAGACCGGTGAAGGATGGTTTCTGACCGGTGAGATGATGGAACTGATCCACGGTGGTACACAGAATATTGTGTGTACGCAGCCATTCGGATGCCTGCCGAACCACATCGTTGGTAAGGGTGTTATCAAAGCGATCCGCAGAAGCCATCCGGAGGCAAACATCGTAGCCATTGACTATGATCCGGGTGCTTCTGAAGTAAACCAGCTGAACCGTATCAAACTGATGCTGTCTACGGCTGTGAAGAATATGAAGTAA
- the tgt gene encoding tRNA guanosine(34) transglycosylase Tgt — MYKIIARDGNAKRAEFQTVHGTIQTPVFMNVGTAAAIKGAVATTDLKEIGTQVELSNTYHLHVRPGDKIVKQMGGLHKFMNWDRPILTDSGGFQVFSLAGLRKIKEEGVTFRSHIDGHKIFMGPEESMQIQSNLASTIAMAFDECPSSVAERSYVENSVARTTRWLARCKTEMARLNSLEDTINKNQLLFGINQGAIFDDIRIDHAKAISEMNLDGYAVGGLAVGESHEEMYHILDVTVPHLPLEKPTYLMGVGTPANILEAVDRGVDFFDCVYPSRNGRHGHVYTNQGKRNLFNAKYELDQRPIEEGCQCPACRNYSRGYIRHLLKAKEMLGMRLCVLHNLYFYNTMMSEIRQAIEEGRYKEYKKQKLEGFLENDKK, encoded by the coding sequence ATGTATAAGATCATAGCCAGAGATGGAAATGCAAAACGTGCAGAATTCCAGACCGTTCACGGAACCATCCAGACTCCGGTATTTATGAACGTAGGTACTGCAGCAGCCATCAAAGGAGCGGTGGCGACTACAGATTTAAAAGAAATCGGCACACAGGTAGAACTGTCCAATACCTACCATCTCCATGTACGTCCGGGTGATAAAATCGTAAAACAGATGGGAGGCCTCCATAAATTCATGAACTGGGATCGTCCGATCCTTACGGATTCCGGCGGATTTCAGGTATTTTCCCTGGCAGGTTTAAGAAAGATTAAGGAAGAAGGCGTAACTTTCCGTTCCCACATCGATGGTCACAAGATCTTTATGGGACCGGAAGAGAGTATGCAGATCCAGTCCAACCTGGCTTCCACCATTGCGATGGCCTTTGATGAGTGCCCGTCCAGTGTGGCAGAACGAAGCTATGTGGAGAATTCCGTGGCAAGAACCACCCGTTGGCTGGCAAGATGTAAAACCGAGATGGCCAGACTGAACAGCCTGGAAGATACTATCAATAAAAATCAGCTGTTGTTCGGTATCAATCAGGGAGCTATCTTTGATGATATCCGTATCGATCACGCAAAAGCGATCAGTGAGATGAATCTGGATGGTTATGCAGTAGGTGGACTGGCTGTAGGAGAAAGCCATGAAGAAATGTACCATATCCTGGATGTGACCGTACCTCATCTGCCACTGGAAAAGCCAACGTATCTGATGGGTGTCGGAACCCCGGCCAATATTCTGGAAGCAGTAGATCGTGGTGTGGACTTTTTCGACTGTGTATACCCGAGCCGAAATGGCCGTCACGGACATGTATACACCAACCAGGGAAAGAGAAACCTGTTCAATGCCAAATATGAACTGGATCAGCGTCCGATCGAAGAAGGATGTCAGTGCCCGGCCTGCCGAAATTACAGCCGCGGCTATATCCGTCATCTGTTAAAAGCGAAAGAGATGCTGGGCATGCGTCTCTGTGTTCTGCATAATCTGTATTTCTACAACACAATGATGAGCGAGATTCGTCAGGCCATCGAAGAAGGCAGATACAAAGAATATAAAAAACAGAAGCTGGAAGGTTTCCTGGAAAACGACAAAAAGTAA